The Stackebrandtia nassauensis DSM 44728 genome includes the window CATCAGCGCGGTGTCGCTGACCGAACCGATGACGACCTCCTCGTCGGCGGCTTCCACGCCCGCGCCGTCCGGAAGTTCGGCCAACGGCAACGGCTGCCGCAGGTCGAGCAACCGCAGTTTGCGTCCCGCCCGGGCCATGCGGGGTCGCAGCTGCGTGCCGACCTTGCCCGCCGCGCCGGTGATGAGAATGCGCTGTTCCGTCATGATTTCCGCTCCTGAAGGCGAGGTTCGCAGGACCGCTTCACGATAACGCGTTCAGATACTTGGACGAACGACATCCACATGTCTTCCATTGATGTATGCGAAACAGTCTGTTATCGTGTCGGCTAAACCGAACTGGCCGTGGGGGCTTGTCCATATCGAACATCGAGATACGGAGGAAACCTCTCATGGCCCATCCACGAAAACCCCGGCTCGGCTGGCTGGCCCTGGCTCTCACCGGGATCGCGGCCGTCACCGTCGGTGCCCACAGTTCCGCCGTCGCCGACGAACGCCCCGAGGCCGTTCAGGTCGACGTCGGCACCGCCGAGGAACTGATCAAGGCGCTGGCCGAGGCCCAACCCGGCCACACCATCAACCTGGCACCCGGCGAGTATCGCGGCAAGTTCGTCGCCCGGACCGGCGGGGAGAAGGACAACCCGATCACCCTGACCGGCCCGCGCGACGCCGTCCTCGTCAACGACGGCCCCAGCGGGTCGGCTCCGCAGTGCCCGACCCCGAGTCAGGACTGGGACTCCGGTTATGGCCTGTGGCTGTACGAAAGCGGCAACTGGAACCTCAGCGGCTTCACCGTCGCGGAGTCCAAGAAGGGCATCATCCTCGACGACTCGCCCGGCGTCACCGTCGACGGTGTCCACGTCCACGACGTCGAGGAGGAGGGCGTGCACTTCCGCCGCTCCTCGGCCGACGGCGTCATCAAGCACTCCAGGATCGAGAAGACCGGCCTCGCGAAACCGCAGTACGGCGAAGGCGTCTACATCGGATCAGCGCATTCGAACTGGGACTGCCACGGCAACTCCGGCGGCGCCGACAGGTCCGACCGGGTTCAGGTGCTGGACAACGAGATCGGCCCGGCCGTGGCCGCCGAACACATCGACGTCAAGGAGGGCACGACCGCGGGCGTCATCCGCGGCAACACCTTCAACGGCCAGGGCATCGCGGGCCAGAACTCCGCCGACTCCTGGCTGGACGTCAAGGGCAGCGGCTACCTGCTGGAGGACAACACCGGGAACTTCGCCCCGCCCGGCGTGTTCGCCAACGGCTACGAGACCCACAATCCCGGCACCTCCCCGGCGTTTCCCAACGGCTGCGGCAACGTCTGGAAGAACAACGCCTCCGATCTCGGTGACACCGGGGAGTACGCGATAAAGATCACTTCGGTGTCCAAATGCGAAGGTGACCCGAATGTCGTGTACGACTCCAACACCGTCACCAACGCCACCGGCGGTCTGACCAACATCGACGTGACTCCCGGGGGATAGCCCCTATACCCGATCGATCCCGAACGGCCGCTGTCAGGTCGGTCGGGATCGATTGCTTGTGGCGGCGAAGTTCCCGGCAAATTTACCCGTTCGATTCGGCGCGGCGTGCCCGCCGATGCCTGACCGTGGACCTAATCTCCTGCCTCAGTAAGACCCGGACCCTCCGGGATGAGGACTCCAACCAAGTGGGGGAAGAGATGCCAGACATTTCAACCATGTCAGAGCAAGAACAGCAAGCTCAGAGCCTGTCCACCGCGGCGGCGCGGAATCTGGCGACGACGACCAAGTCGACGCCGCAGATGCAGGGGATCTCGGATCGCTGGCTGCTGCGGGTGTTGCCGTGGGTGCAGACCAACGGCGGTGCCTACCGGGTCAACCGTCGGCTCACCTACACCGTCGGGGATGGACGGGTCACGTTCACCAACGTCGGTTCCGAGGTACGGGTGGTACCGCCGGAGCTGCGCGAACTGCCGCCGCTTCGCACCTATGAGGACGACGAGGTGCTGCAGACCCTGGCGGGCCGGTTCGTCCAGCAGGAGTTCGAACCCGGCGCGGTCATCGTCGAGCCGGGCCGCGCGATCGACGAGGTCTACCTGATCGCGCACGGCAAGGCGAACAAGGTCGGTACCGGCGCCTACGGCGACGACACGATCCTCGGGGTGCTGGCCGACGGGCAGTACTTCGGCGAGGAGTCCCTGACCGAGGACGACGCCCAATGGGGATACTCGGTGAAGGCCGTGACCGCCTGCACCGTCATGATGCTGCCCCGGCAGTCCTTCCAGGACCTGATGGAGCAGTCGGAGGACCTGCGCGACCACATCGACGACTTCCGGGAGTTCACGCACCACCGGCACAACCAGCACGGCGAGGCCGAGGTCGCCGTGTCCGCCGGGCACAGCGGCGAGGTCGAACTGCCGGGCACGTTCGTCGACTATGAACTGTCGCCCCGGGAGTACGAGCTCAGCGTCGCCCAGACCGTGCTGCGGGTGCACAGCCGGGTCGCCGACCTGTACAACGAGCCGATGAACCAGCTGGAGCAGCAGCTGCGGCTGACCATCGAGGCGCTGAAGGAGTGCCAGGAGAACGAACTCATCAACAACAAGGAGTTCGGTCTGCTGCACAACGCCGACTTCAAGCAGCGCATCTCGACCCGCACCGGACCGCCGACCCCGGACGACCTCGACGAGCTGCTGTGCCGTCGCCGTCGTACCAACGTGATGCTGGCGCACCCGCAGACCATCGCCGCCATGGGACGCGAGTGCAACAAACGCGGCATCTACCCGCAGAGCATCGACTTCCACGGGCACATGATGCCGACCTGGCGCGGCGTGCCGGTGCTGCCGTGCAACAAGATCCCCGTGACCGAGAACCGGATGAGCTCGATCATCGCGATGCGGCTCGGCGAGGAGAGCCAGGGCGTCATCGGTCTGCACCAGACCGGCATCCCCGACGAGTACGAGCCGGGCCTTTCGGTGCGGTTCATGAACATCAACGAGAAGGCGATCATGTCCTACCTGGTCAGCGCCTACTACTCGGCGGCGGTGCTGGTGCCCGACGCGCTGGGTGTGCTGGAGAACGTCGAGATCGGACGGTTCGACTAGTCCTGGTCCGCAGGCGCCGGTCCCGGCTGACAGAGTCGGGACCGGCGCCGACCCCACATCCCACCTGAGCACGAAAGGCACCATGGACACCATTGACGTGATCCCGGGCTCCCGGTCGGCGCGGGAGATCCTCAGCCACAGCCGCACCCTGGTCGATCCCGGTCTGCGAGCCGCCGTCGACACGCTTCCACCGCCCACGCGGCACATCGCCGGATACCACTTCGGATGGTGGGACGAGAACGCCGAGCCCGCCGAACACAAGGCGGGCAAGGCGATCCGTCCGGCGCTGGTGCTGTTGTGCGCCAGAGCGGTGGGTTCCTCCGACATCGAGGCGCTGCCCGCCGCGGTCGCCGTCGAACTGGTCCACAACTTCTCGCTGGTCCACGACGACGTCATCGACCGCGACGTCACCCGCCGCCACCGGCCCACCGCCTGGAGCGTCTTCGGCGACGGCGCCGCGATCCTGGCCGGGGACGCGATGTCGACGCTGGCCTGCGCGGTGCTGGCCGACAGCGGTCACCCGGCGGCGATGGACGGCATCAAACTGGTCAACCGGGCGATCCAGGAACTCATCGACGGCCAGCACGCCGACGTCAGTTTCGAGACCCGCGAACAGATCGATCCGCAGGAGTGCCGGGCCATGGCCGCCGCCAAGACCGGCGCGCTGCTGGGCTGCGCCTGCGCGATCGGCGCCCGCTTCGGCGGCGGCAGCCCCCATCAGGTGGAACGCCTGCGCGCCTTCGGAACCGACCTCGGGCTGGCATTCCAGCACGTCGACGACCTGCTCGGCATCTGGGGCGACCCGCAGGCCACCGGCAAACCGGTGTACTCGGATCTACGCAGCCGCAAGAAGTCGCTGCCGGTGGTGGCGGCGCTGGCCTCCGACTCCCCGGCCGCCGCCGCGCTGTCGAGCCTGTACTCGGGCACCGAACCGTTGCGGGACGAGGAGATCACCCGCGCCGCCGCGCTCATCGAGGAGGCGGGCGGTCGACAGTGGAGCAGCACCGAGGCCGCCGGACTGCTCGACCGCGCCCTGGCGTCACTGGCCGAGGTCGGCGCCGAGGAGTCCGCCGCCAGCGACCTGACCACCCTCGCGCGGCTGGTCACCCGGCGGGACCGCTGATGACCACTGAAGCGCGCACCGTGGTGCTGGCCTCGCCGCGTTCGTTCTGCGCCGGGGTGGAACGGGCCATCGAGATCGTCGAACTGGCGCTGGAACGGTTCGGCGCCCCGATCTACGTCCGCAAGCAGATCGTCCACAACACCCACGTGGTGGCGCGGCTCGAGGGCGAGGGCGCGATCTTCGTCGACGACCTGGACGCGGTACCCGACGGGGCCTGCGTGGTGTTTTCCGCGCACGGGGTGGCCCCCAGCGTGCGGGCCGAGGCCGAGTCGCGGGGCCTGGACGTCATCGACGCGACCTGTCCGCTGGTCGCCAAGGTGCACACCGAGGCCCGCCGGTTCGCCGAACGCGGCGACACGATCCTCCTCATCGGGCACTCCGGCCACGAGGAGGTCGAGGGCACCATGGGCGAGGCGGCGGGCATCCGGCTGGTCGAGTCGCTGGCCGATGTGGACTCGCTCACGGTCGAGGATCCGTCGAAAGTGGCCTATCTGACGCAGACGACGCTGTCGGTCGACGAGACCGCCGAGATCATCGCGGCGCTGCGCCGCCGGTTCCCGAAGCTGCGCGGCCCGGGCGGCGACGACATCTGCTACGCCACCAGCAACCGGCAGGAGGCCATCGTGGAGGTGGCCCGGGAGGCCGACCTGGTGCTCGTGGTCGGCTCCCGCAACTCCTCCAACTCCCGGCGGCTGACCGAGGTCGCCGCCACCGCCGGAACCCCGGCCCACCTGATCGAGGACGCGGGGCAGATCCGCACCGAATGGCTGACCGGGGCGCGGGTCATCGGGCTCAGCGCCGGGGCCTCGGCGCCGCCGCACCTGGTGGAGGCGGTGATCGCGCACCTGCGCGGTTTCGGGCCGGTCACCGTCACCGAACGGCACACGGTGGAAGAGAACGTGACCTTCTCGCTGCCGCTGGTGGTGCGGCAGCCGTTAGGCGTGCTGCTCGCACCATTCCTTGAGCGACTTCGCCTCGGTGTCGACGAACTTGCGGATGGTGGCACCGGCCAGCAGCTTCGCCAGGAACGCCGTCGGACCGGCCAGGTCGAAGGTCAGCTCGACGACCGTGGTGCCGTCCGGGCCGGGTTTGGCGATGTGGTCGGCGCTCAGCCGCAGCCCGCCGGGATCGCTTGCCTTCCAGGTGAAGGACTCGCCCTCCTTCACCTCGGTGATGGTCCAGACCCGGTCGCGCTGCTTGGGCTGGACCACCTCGGCGGTGTCGCCGACCCGCAGACCGTCCTGATGGGAGGGTTTCACGGACGTCACGGTCGGCGTCCACTTCGGCCAGTCCTCCAGGTCGGCGATCGTCCGCCAGACCAGGTCGACCGGCGCCTTGACGGCGAGAGTGACGTGGTGAAACATGGAGATTCCTCTCGGTCTTCGGTGATCACCATTATTCGACCACAATCACTTGGTCGCTTTTCGGGCATATGAGGCAGCTTGTGGCCGTGTTGTAGTGATGTGATTGACCCGCGTAAATGTCTCCACCATCCTGGGTAGCCTGCCTGAACCAATGGAGGTTTTACCCATGTCGCGATTGCGTGCGATCGCCCGTCCTCGCTTCCGACTGTTGCTCGTGGCCGTCGTGGCCCTCGCCTCGATGCTGACTGCCGGAGTCGTGTGGGCCGAGTCCTCGGCCCAGGGCGACGGCTGTTACACCTGGAACCGCGATCTCGCGTCCGGCGCCACCGGCGACGACGTGAAGCAGCTGCAGATCCGGGTGTTCGGCTACCCCGAATACGGCAAGCAACTGGCCGTCGACGGCCAGTTCGGACCGGCGACCACCGCGGCCGTCAAGCGGTTCCAGCAGGCCTATGGCCTGTCCCAGACCGGCAAGGGCGACGCGGCCACCTACGCGAAGTTCTACGAACTGCAGGACGACGACTGCACCCCGATCCACTTCACCTACGCCGAACTCAACGACTGCAACTCCGACTGGTCCGGCGGCAAGGTCTCGGCGGCCGAGGCCAAGGCCAACGCGCTGCGGGTCATGTGGAGCCTGGAGGCGATGCGGCACGCGCTCGGTGACAAACCCATCACCGTCACCAGTGGATTCCGCAGCGTCCAGTGCAACAACAACGCCGGCGGCGCATCGGACAGCCAGCACCTGTACGGCCGCTCGGCCGACTTGGGCGCCGGACCGCACTCGCTGTGCACCCTGGCGAAGGAGGCCCGCAGCCACGGCTTCATGGGCATCTTCGGTCCCGGATACGACGGACACGACGACCACACCCACGCCGACATCCGCTCCACCCAGGCGTGGAGCGCACCCGACTGCGGTGTCCGCAAGATGGCCCCCGGAGCGGTGAAGCACCCCTAGAACCCTTACCGCCGTATGGAACGGATGGGCGCGCACCTGTCGAGGTGCGCGCCCATCCACGTTCGCTGACGGGGATCACCTGGCGCGCAGGCGTTCCACCGCACCGGCCAGCTTCTCGTCGGCGGCGTGCTCGTCCAGCGTCCGCGACAGGGCGGCCAGATAGGTGGGACGGGCATCGTCGCGGCGTTCGCGGCCGGCCTTCGTGATCACGGCGTACACGCAGCGCCGGTCGTGATCGCTGTGGCTGCGCTCGGCGAATCCGGCCTTCTCCAGCCGGTGCACCAGCCGCGACACCGAGCTTTGGTCCAGCCCGGTGCGGTCGGCCAGCTCCTGCATTCGGAGCCTGCCGCCGTCACTGATCGCCAGGTGGCACAGCGCCCGGTACTCCGACAGTCCCAGCGAATGCCCGCGCTGCAGTGCATCGGCGAGTCGTTGCTCGACCCGACCGTGGAGAACGATGAGCGTGCTCCAGGTGTCGTTGTCGTCCTCGGGGGTCATGCCTGTCTCCTTCCGCTGTGGCCAAGGATACTTGTATGAACATTGTTTGTACGCACAAGCATGTTAATGTATGCGCAAGCAAATAAAATTCCGACGGAGGGAACCAGCCATGACCACGCGCACCCGGGTGACGATCCCCGACGACCACTACGAGCCCTACGCCATCTCGCAGGCCATCATCGCCGGTGACACCGTCTACGTCTCCGGCCAGGCCGCCATCGGCCCCGACGGGAAGACCGTCGGCGGCGACGACTTCGAGGCCCAGGCCCGCCAGGCCTTCGCCAACCTCGACACGGTGCTCACCGCGGCGGGTTCCAGCCTGGCCGACGTCGTCAAGGTCAACATCATGGTCACGGACATGAGCCACCTGGACACCATCGTCAAACTCCGCCGGGAGTACTTCGCCGAGCCCTACCCGGCCGACAACCTGCTTCAGGTCGCGGGCCTGGCCCAGCCCGACTGGCTCGTCGAGATCGACGCCGTCGCACTGGTGCGATGACACGACGTCGGCCACCCGCGAGGGGTGGCCGACGTCGGGGTCGGGCGGGTCAGGACGCGTTCGGTTTCGGGTTCCGCCACAGGCTCACGGCCGCGAACACGGCCCACACGATCAGCGAGAACCGGCCCAGCGGCAGCAGCGCCGAGGCGTAGAACCACAGCAGCGAGCTGATCGACAGCACGGCGGGCACCGACGCGACCAGTCCGAAGATCCGCACGCCACGTCCCGTCATCGGTTCGGTGACCGAGGGCAGGCACAGCAGGCCGACGAACAGGCCCAGACACACGACGTGGATCACGCCGCCGGTCCAGAAGTTCCAGTCCCGCAGTGTTTCCACGGTGCCGGGCGCGGCGGTGGCGGCGACCTGGCCCAGCACCACCGACAGCGTGCCGGAGACCGCCAGCGACAGTCCGGCGATCCAGCCCGCGACGACGCCGACGCGACCGCCGGGGGACCGCATGCCGAGCGCGGCCCGGCCGACCAGGAACAGCAGCGCCAGTCCGGCGAGCACGTTCGCGGTGCCCAGCACGGCCGAGGTGGCGGTGTTGGCGCTGAAGTACTCGACGACCTCGGCCACCGGCGCGTCCGGAAGCGGGATCGAGCCGTTCTCCAGCGGCGCGCTGGCGAACTGCCCGCCGAGGAACAACGCGGCGAAACCCGCGCCGCCCCAGGACCACAGGCGCCGGTTCCTCGGGACTGATGGGTTGGTTGACATGGTGTGACTCCTCTGAGGGCGTTGTCAGTTGCGACGTTTCCCATCCTCGGGAGTTCGGGTGCCGGTGGCATCGGCTCGCGGGCGGCCGTGTGGGTACGCCGTCGGGAGCAACCACGGCGCCGCGTCACCCGGGTTCGGCGTAACCGACAAGCCGCCCGCGGTCCGATGGCGACGGGCGCGAACCGGGTGAGGCTTTGGACGTACCGAACGGCACTACCCAAAGGAGACGACAATGTCCACGCTGCCGACATGCGAGGACATCGATGTCAACGGACAGGCGGCGAGCCCCGCAGAATTATTGCGGTGCAAGGCCGCCGACTGGCCGTTGAAACACAGCATCGACATCCTGCGGATCAGCCTCGGGCTGATTCATGGGATTCGGATCGGTCAACTTCTCGGTCCTGAAGGACTGAGCGTGCGGATAACGCCCGACCGGGTGCCGGGTGGGCTTCCGCATCTGGGACGCCATTGTTCGCGGCGTCCGGGACGCGTGACTGTCGCCCCGCATGCCGGGAATCGCACCCGGCAGGTCTTCGCGCTCCAACGTCGCGGGGAAACCGGGTCCACCGGCCAAGTGGCCGGGATTGTGCCTTCAGCGACTCGCACGAGACACACACGCTAACACACCGTACAAGTACTCTGCGTAGGGCCGCCAAGGCGCTGGGCGCCCGGCTGACCGCTACCCGGTGAACCCCGGTCGTGACGTCCGGCCACTGGGGACACTCCGGCGGCCGGACGTTCGTCATGCCGGTCCGCGCAGTGCCGCGGCGGTCTCGGCGTCGGCCGGGAAGAACGACTCGATGGCCAGCTCCGCGACCGTCACGTCCATGGGAGTGCCGAAGACCGTGGTGGTGCTGAAGAACGACAGCACCCCGGCCGCGGTCGTCACCCGCAGCGGCACCACCAGACTGTGCCCGGGCGCGTGGTCGACGCCGCCGGGATAGCCGCCCAGCTCGGTGCGCAGCCGCTCCAGTTCCGCGTCGCCGGTGGTGCGGATCTGATGGTCGAGCCGGGACAGGATGTGTCCCCGCCACTGCGGCAGGTTGCGGATGCGCGGTGCCATCCCGTCCGGGTGCAGACTCAGCCGCAGCACGTTGACCGGCGGCTCCAGCAGCGCCGCGTCGCAGCCCTCGGTGAGCGGGTCGATGGCGGCGTTGGCGTCCACCATGTTCCAGTGCCGGTCCACCACGACGGCCGGAAACGGCAGGTGCCCGTCCAGGATCTGGATCAGCGCTTGGCTGATGCTTCGCATCGACGGCTGCTCCAGTGAGGACTCGGTGAAGGCCGGGGCGTGGCCCGCCGCCAGCAGGATGTCGTTGCGGTGCCGCAGCGGGACGTCCAGCTCCTCGCACACCCGCAGGATCATCGACGCGGTCGGCCGCGACCGTCCGGTCTCGATGAAACTCAGGTGCCGGGTCGACACCCCGCACCGGATCGACAGCTGCTGCTGCGTCAGGTGGCGCTGGCCGCGCCAGTGCCGGATGAGTTCACCGGCGGGCGGGGTGGTGGCCGGTTCGGCGAGCTGGGTCATGCGGGCAAGCCTACGACCACGGGTAATGCCCGGCTTTACCTCTCAGGTAATCGACGGGACGCCACCTCGGGGACAAGCTGGTGTCGTTCCCGGAACCGACGGGACGACAACCCAAGGAGACCACGACATGTACGACTTCCACGCCATCGCCGCCAAGTACCTGGACGCCTTCAACGCCACCGACACCGACCGCCGCGCCGAACTGCTGGCCGAGGTGTTCACCAAGGACGTCAGCTACGTCGACCCGATGGCGGCCGTGACCGGCCACGAGGGACTGGACGCGTTCATCACCGGCGCCCACGGCCAGTTCCCCGGCTGGACGTTCTCGCTGGTGGGTGCCGTCGACGGCCACAACAACCAGGCCCGGTTCAGCTGGGGACTGGGCCCCGAGGGCGAGGAACCGCCGGTGCTGGGCTTCGACGTCGTCGTCCTCGACGCCGACGGCCGCGTGAAGTCCGTGCACGGTTTCCTGGACCGGGTGCCGGGGTAACCTCACCGCTCATGACGACTCCGACGATGCGAGCCGCCCGGTTGCGAGAGCCCGGTCCGGTGACGAACCTGGAACTTGTCGACCTCCCGGTGCCGGAACCGCGACCGGGCTGGGTTCGCGTCAAGGTGGAGGCCTTCGGCCTCAACCGTTCCGAACTCCACACCCGGCTGGGCCTGGCCGAGGGCGTCACCTTCCCGCGGGTGCTGGGCATCGAGTGCGTCGGCGTCGTGGACGCCGATCCGGACGGCGACCTGGAAGGCCGCCAGGTCGCCGCGATGATGGGGGACATGGGGCGCCGCTACGACGGCGGCTACGCCGAGTACACCGTCGTGCCGCGCTCCAATGTGGTCCCGTTCCGCTCCGCACTGCCGTGGGAGGTCATCGGCGCGGTCCCCGAGACCCTGCAGACGGCCTACGGTTCGCTCACCACCGGCCTGGACCTGCACGCCGGGCAGACGCTGCTGATCCGGGGCGGCACCTCCGCCCTCGGCCTGGTCGCCGCGACGCTGGCCAAGGACATCGGCGCCACGGTCCTGTCCACCACCCGTAACCCGGACCGGGCCGAGGCGCTGCTGCGGCAGGGCGTCGACCAGGCCGTCGTCGACGATGGACACATCGCGGACACGGTGCGCGGCCTGTGCCCCGGCGGGGTCGACGCCGCGCTGGAACTGGTCGGCACCCCGACGCTGCCGGACACGCTCGCGGCCACCCGGGTACACGGCACGGTGTGCTTCACCGGCATGCTGTCCAACGAGTGGATCGTCCCGAACTTCTATCCGATCGGGTACATCCCCAAAGGCGTGCGGCTCACCGGTTACGGCGGCGAGAGCGAGGACCTGCCCAGCGAGGTGCTCCAGGACCATCTGGACAAACTCGCCTCCGGCGCGGTCAACCCGGGACCGACACACGTGTACACACTGGACGACATCCGGCGGGCGCACGACGACCTGGAACACAACCGAGTGTTCGGCAAACTCGTCGTGCGGCTCTAGAGCCCGAGCGCCGCCGCGGTCTCGGTGCGCAGCGCCTCCAGGCACGCCGCCGCCCGCTCCCGGGCGGCGGGGATGTCGTCGTCGGCCACCGGCTCCACGAACTCCAGGTACGCCTTCAGCTTCGGCTCGGTTCCCGAGGGCCGCACCACGACCCGGGCGTTGGTGGTGCGCAGCGTGACCACGTCGGCCTCCGGCCGCAGGTCGACGTGCTCGGTGATCGGATCGTCCAAAAGGGTCTTCGGTGGGTTGGCGCGCAGCCGGGCCATGGCGTCGGCGATCTCGCGCAGGTCGTCCACCCGCACCGACAGCTGACTGGTGGCGTGGACGCCGAACTCGCGGGCCAGCTCGTCGAGCCGGTCGGGCAGGTTGTGCAGCTGGGCCCGCAGCCCGGCGGCCAGCTCGCAGGTCAACAGCGCCGCCGAGACGCCGTCCTTGTCGCGGACGTGCCCGGGGGCGACGCAGTAGCCGATGGCCTCCTCGTAGCCGAAGGCCAGGTCGTCGGCGGCCCGCACGATCCACTTGAACCCGGTCAGCGTCTCCTCGTACGCGACGCCCCTGGCCTCGCACAGTGCCCGCAGCATCGACGAGGACACGATCGTGGTGGCGTAGGTGCCGCCCCGGCCGCGCCGGATCAGGTGGTCGGCCAGCAGGATGCCCAGCTCGTCGCCGCGCAGTCCCCGCCAGCCCTTGGCGTCCTCGATGGCCACCGCGCACCGGTCGGCGTCCGGGTCCAGTGCGATGGCCAGGTCCGCCCCGGTGCGGCGCGCCAGCGCGATCAGCAGGTCCATCGCGCCGGGTTCCTCGGGGTTGGGGAAGGCGACGGTGGGGAAGTCCGGGTCGGGTTCGGCCTGCTCGGCCACCAGCGGCGGGGCCGCGAAACCGGCGCGCACCATGGCATCGCGCAGCGTCGCGCCGCCGACGCCGTGCATCGGGGTGGCCACGACGGACAGCGCCTTGGGGTTGTGCGGGTCGACGACCGCCGCCACCCCGTCCAGATAGGACTCGACTATGGACTCGCCCAGCCGCTCCCCGGCCTCGCCGAGCTTGATCTTCGACAGTGGACCGAGTTTCTCGATCGCGGACTCGATCTCGGCGTCCACGGGGGACACGATCTGCGCCCCGGCACCGCGCGGCCCACCCAGCGCCGCGCCCAGATAGACCTTGTAACCGTTGTCGGCGGGCGGATTGTGGCTGGCGGTGACCATGACACCGGCCACCGCGTCCAGGGCCCGCACCGCGTGGGCCAGCACCGGCGTCGGCAGCGGCCGGGGCATGAGCAGCGCGCGCCGTCCGCTGCCGGTGACGACCCGGGCGGTCTCCTCGGCGAAGTCGGTGGAGCCGTACCGGGCGTCGAAGCCGATCACGACCGGACCGGCCGCGCCCTTGCCGTCCAACCAGGACACCAGTCCGGCGGCGGCCGCGCGCACCACCGCGCGGTTCATCCCGGCCGGGCCGGCGCGGACCGGGCCGCGCAGTCCGGCGGTGCCGAAGGTCAGCCGTCCGGAGAACCGGTCCGCCAGTTCCGGGTGGCTGGCGGGCAGTTCGTCGAGGAGCCGGTACAGCTCCTCCCGGCTGGCCGGATCCGGGTCATCGGTGATCCAGCGCAGCACGCGGGCCCGAAGCGATTCCAATGTGGTGGTGGCGGTCGGCTCTGGCATGCGCTGATCTTCGCATAACGCCCCTACGCAGAGGCAGGACGCCCATCGTCGAACGTGACCATGTCAGAGGATCTTGTACGTCTTCACCGCGTTCTCGAAGATCGGCAGACTGTCCTTCCACGTCTTCTGCGGCACCGACAGGTACACGTGGTACGAGGTCGAACCGTCGGAGGCGATGAGCCACATCGCGTGCCGTTTCTGGCCGTCGCTGGAGCGCTCGGCGGTGTACTCCACCTGGTGCGCCTTCAGGTCACCCAGCTTCGCGGGCTTGGACTCCACGGTCTCCAGGGTGCCGCTGACGAACTTGTCGCTCGACTTGAGGCCCTCGACGCCACCGGTCACGGCGGCCTTGGGGTCGGCC containing:
- a CDS encoding right-handed parallel beta-helix repeat-containing protein — encoded protein: MAHPRKPRLGWLALALTGIAAVTVGAHSSAVADERPEAVQVDVGTAEELIKALAEAQPGHTINLAPGEYRGKFVARTGGEKDNPITLTGPRDAVLVNDGPSGSAPQCPTPSQDWDSGYGLWLYESGNWNLSGFTVAESKKGIILDDSPGVTVDGVHVHDVEEEGVHFRRSSADGVIKHSRIEKTGLAKPQYGEGVYIGSAHSNWDCHGNSGGADRSDRVQVLDNEIGPAVAAEHIDVKEGTTAGVIRGNTFNGQGIAGQNSADSWLDVKGSGYLLEDNTGNFAPPGVFANGYETHNPGTSPAFPNGCGNVWKNNASDLGDTGEYAIKITSVSKCEGDPNVVYDSNTVTNATGGLTNIDVTPGG
- a CDS encoding SRPBCC family protein, with the protein product MFHHVTLAVKAPVDLVWRTIADLEDWPKWTPTVTSVKPSHQDGLRVGDTAEVVQPKQRDRVWTITEVKEGESFTWKASDPGGLRLSADHIAKPGPDGTTVVELTFDLAGPTAFLAKLLAGATIRKFVDTEAKSLKEWCEQHA
- a CDS encoding family 2 encapsulin nanocompartment cargo protein polyprenyl transferase, translating into MDTIDVIPGSRSAREILSHSRTLVDPGLRAAVDTLPPPTRHIAGYHFGWWDENAEPAEHKAGKAIRPALVLLCARAVGSSDIEALPAAVAVELVHNFSLVHDDVIDRDVTRRHRPTAWSVFGDGAAILAGDAMSTLACAVLADSGHPAAMDGIKLVNRAIQELIDGQHADVSFETREQIDPQECRAMAAAKTGALLGCACAIGARFGGGSPHQVERLRAFGTDLGLAFQHVDDLLGIWGDPQATGKPVYSDLRSRKKSLPVVAALASDSPAAAALSSLYSGTEPLRDEEITRAAALIEEAGGRQWSSTEAAGLLDRALASLAEVGAEESAASDLTTLARLVTRRDR
- a CDS encoding RidA family protein, producing the protein MTTRTRVTIPDDHYEPYAISQAIIAGDTVYVSGQAAIGPDGKTVGGDDFEAQARQAFANLDTVLTAAGSSLADVVKVNIMVTDMSHLDTIVKLRREYFAEPYPADNLLQVAGLAQPDWLVEIDAVALVR
- a CDS encoding D-Ala-D-Ala carboxypeptidase family metallohydrolase yields the protein MSRLRAIARPRFRLLLVAVVALASMLTAGVVWAESSAQGDGCYTWNRDLASGATGDDVKQLQIRVFGYPEYGKQLAVDGQFGPATTAAVKRFQQAYGLSQTGKGDAATYAKFYELQDDDCTPIHFTYAELNDCNSDWSGGKVSAAEAKANALRVMWSLEAMRHALGDKPITVTSGFRSVQCNNNAGGASDSQHLYGRSADLGAGPHSLCTLAKEARSHGFMGIFGPGYDGHDDHTHADIRSTQAWSAPDCGVRKMAPGAVKHP
- a CDS encoding helix-turn-helix domain-containing protein, yielding MTQLAEPATTPPAGELIRHWRGQRHLTQQQLSIRCGVSTRHLSFIETGRSRPTASMILRVCEELDVPLRHRNDILLAAGHAPAFTESSLEQPSMRSISQALIQILDGHLPFPAVVVDRHWNMVDANAAIDPLTEGCDAALLEPPVNVLRLSLHPDGMAPRIRNLPQWRGHILSRLDHQIRTTGDAELERLRTELGGYPGGVDHAPGHSLVVPLRVTTAAGVLSFFSTTTVFGTPMDVTVAELAIESFFPADAETAAALRGPA
- a CDS encoding MarR family winged helix-turn-helix transcriptional regulator, which translates into the protein MTPEDDNDTWSTLIVLHGRVEQRLADALQRGHSLGLSEYRALCHLAISDGGRLRMQELADRTGLDQSSVSRLVHRLEKAGFAERSHSDHDRRCVYAVITKAGRERRDDARPTYLAALSRTLDEHAADEKLAGAVERLRAR
- a CDS encoding family 2B encapsulin nanocompartment shell protein, translating into MSEQEQQAQSLSTAAARNLATTTKSTPQMQGISDRWLLRVLPWVQTNGGAYRVNRRLTYTVGDGRVTFTNVGSEVRVVPPELRELPPLRTYEDDEVLQTLAGRFVQQEFEPGAVIVEPGRAIDEVYLIAHGKANKVGTGAYGDDTILGVLADGQYFGEESLTEDDAQWGYSVKAVTACTVMMLPRQSFQDLMEQSEDLRDHIDDFREFTHHRHNQHGEAEVAVSAGHSGEVELPGTFVDYELSPREYELSVAQTVLRVHSRVADLYNEPMNQLEQQLRLTIEALKECQENELINNKEFGLLHNADFKQRISTRTGPPTPDDLDELLCRRRRTNVMLAHPQTIAAMGRECNKRGIYPQSIDFHGHMMPTWRGVPVLPCNKIPVTENRMSSIIAMRLGEESQGVIGLHQTGIPDEYEPGLSVRFMNINEKAIMSYLVSAYYSAAVLVPDALGVLENVEIGRFD